One window from the genome of Elaeis guineensis isolate ETL-2024a chromosome 5, EG11, whole genome shotgun sequence encodes:
- the LOC105044336 gene encoding mannose-specific lectin has product MATPTSALATLVILSAIFGLLWPSCVADNILYSGDTLYPGQQLSWGPYTFPMQTDCNLVLYDSGRAVWASGTYGKGSNCFLRMQSDGNLVVYGNGNTPLWASNTGGNPGNYVCILQRDRNVVVYGPALWATGTHTVGSPGVIITRQIQNSTVANAAAGEPSIRKIAMVAQK; this is encoded by the coding sequence ATGGCAACTCCAACCTCGGCCCTCGCCACCCTTGTAATCCTTTCGGCCATCTTCGGCCTTCTCTGGCCATCTTGCGTGGCCGATAATATCTTGTACTCGGGTGACACCCTCTACCCGGGCCAGCAGCTCAGTTGGGGACCTTATACTTTCCCCATGCAGACGGACTGCAATCTGGTCCTATACGACAGTGGGCGTGCCGTTTGGGCTTCTGGCACGTATGGCAAGGGCTCCAACTGCTTCCTCAGGATGCAGTCGGATGGGAACCTTGTGGTCTACGGCAACGGCAACACCCCTCTGTGGGCGAGCAACACTGGAGGGAATCCAGGCAACTATGTCTGTATCCTCCAACGAGATCGGAATGTGGTGGTTTATGGCCCGGCGCTTTGGGCCACCGGCACACACACTGTAGGATCCCCTGGCGTCATTATAACCCGGCAGATCCAGAATTCCACCGTGGCGAATGCTGCTGCAGGAGAGCCCAGCATCAGGAAGATTGCTATGGTGGCTCAGAAATGA
- the LOC105036907 gene encoding mannose-specific lectin-like encodes MATPTSALATLVILSAIFGLLWPSCVADNILYSGDTLYPGQQLSWGPYTFPMQTDCNLVLYDSGRAVWASGTSGKGSNCFLRMQSDGNLVVYGNDNTPLWASNTGGNPGNYVCILQRDRNVVVYGPALWATGTHTVGSPGVIITRQIQNSTVANAAAGEPSIRKIAMVAQK; translated from the coding sequence ATGGCAACTCCAACCTCGGCCCTCGCCACCCTTGTAATCCTTTCGGCCATCTTCGGCCTTCTCTGGCCATCTTGCGTGGCCGATAATATCTTGTACTCAGGTGACACCCTCTACCCGGGCCAGCAGCTCAGTTGGGGACCTTATACTTTCCCCATGCAGACGGACTGCAATCTGGTTCTATACGACAGTGGGCGTGCCGTTTGGGCTTCTGGCACGTCCGGCAAGGGCTCCAACTGCTTCCTCAGGATGCAGTCGGATGGAAACCTTGTGGTCTACGGCAACGACAACACCCCTCTGTGGGCGAGCAACACTGGAGGGAATCCAGGCAACTATGTCTGTATCCTCCAACGAGATCGGAATGTGGTGGTTTATGGCCCGGCGCTTTGGGCCACCGGCACACACACTGTAGGATCCCCTGGCGTCATTATAACCCGGCAGATCCAGAATTCCACCGTGGCGAATGCTGCTGCAGGAGAGCCCAGCATCAGGAAGATTGCTATGGTGGCTCAGAAATGA